Proteins encoded by one window of Yersinia massiliensis:
- the folK gene encoding 2-amino-4-hydroxy-6-hydroxymethyldihydropteridine diphosphokinase: MIRVYIALGSNQSMPLQQVKTALEALAHLPRTRLVACSPFYRTKPLGPQDQPDFLNAVVALDTSLPPEQLLDHTQAIERNQGRVRKEQRWGPRTLDLDIMLYGDQVIKTDRLIVPHYGLKEREFMLYPLADIAPDLIFPDGEALATRLALVDKNGLVPW; encoded by the coding sequence ATGATCCGAGTTTATATCGCGCTGGGAAGTAATCAGTCCATGCCACTTCAGCAGGTTAAAACTGCGTTGGAGGCATTGGCGCATTTGCCGCGCACTCGGTTAGTGGCGTGTTCGCCTTTTTATCGTACCAAACCCTTAGGCCCGCAGGATCAACCCGATTTCCTCAATGCGGTGGTTGCTCTGGATACGTCACTGCCACCAGAGCAATTGCTGGATCACACTCAAGCCATTGAGCGCAATCAGGGAAGAGTCAGGAAAGAACAACGGTGGGGGCCGCGGACACTGGATCTGGATATAATGCTGTACGGCGATCAGGTGATAAAAACTGACCGCCTGATAGTTCCGCATTATGGTTTGAAAGAGCGTGAGTTTATGCTGTATCCACTCGCAGACATCGCACCTGATCTTATCTTCCCTGATGGCGAAGCACTTGCTACGCGCTTAGCATTAGTGGATAAAAATGGACTTGTGCCTTGGTAA
- the panB gene encoding 3-methyl-2-oxobutanoate hydroxymethyltransferase, whose product MKATTMSHLRQWKQEKRKFATLTAYDASFAQLFAEQGIEVLLVGDSLGMTLQGFDSTLPVTIADVAYHTRAVRRGAPHCLLLADMPFMSYATPEQTFTNAAELMRAGANMVKVEGGSWLCDTVRMLAERAVPVCGHLGLTPQSVNIFGGYKVQGREEVAANQLLKDALALELAGAQLLVLECVPVALAKQFSEELSIPVIGIGAGNVTDGQILVMHDALGITGGHTPKFSKNFLAQSAGDIRAAIKLYIQEVESGVYPAEEHTFQ is encoded by the coding sequence ATGAAAGCCACCACCATGAGCCACTTACGCCAATGGAAGCAAGAAAAGCGTAAGTTCGCCACACTGACCGCCTATGATGCCAGTTTTGCCCAGTTATTCGCCGAGCAGGGTATTGAAGTCCTGCTGGTGGGGGATTCGCTCGGTATGACTTTGCAAGGGTTTGACTCAACGCTCCCTGTCACCATCGCTGATGTGGCATACCATACCCGTGCCGTGCGCCGTGGTGCGCCACATTGCCTGTTATTGGCTGATATGCCGTTTATGAGTTATGCCACACCTGAGCAAACATTCACTAACGCGGCAGAGCTGATGCGTGCTGGGGCCAACATGGTCAAAGTGGAAGGTGGTAGCTGGTTATGCGATACCGTTCGCATGTTAGCTGAGCGTGCCGTGCCTGTTTGCGGCCACTTAGGGCTAACGCCTCAGTCAGTGAATATCTTTGGCGGTTACAAAGTGCAAGGCCGTGAAGAAGTGGCGGCCAATCAGTTGCTAAAAGATGCCTTGGCTCTTGAACTTGCCGGTGCGCAATTATTGGTATTGGAGTGCGTTCCCGTTGCGTTGGCAAAACAATTCAGTGAAGAGCTATCGATTCCGGTTATTGGGATTGGTGCAGGAAATGTGACCGATGGCCAAATTCTTGTTATGCATGATGCGCTGGGCATTACAGGCGGTCATACCCCCAAATTCAGCAAAAACTTCTTAGCGCAAAGTGCGGGTGATATTCGCGCGGCCATTAAGCTGTATATCCAAGAAGTTGAAAGTGGTGTCTACCCTGCTGAAGAGCACACCTTCCAGTAA
- the panC gene encoding pantoate--beta-alanine ligase, producing the protein MLIIETLPLLRQQMRRWRQEGKRVALVPTMGNLHEGHMTLVEDAKTRADVVVVSIFVNPMQFERADDLAHYPRTLQEDCEKLTRHGVDLVFAPAATDVYPAGLESQTYVDVPALSTILEGASRPGHFRGVSTIVSKLFNLVQPDIACFGEKDYQQLALIRKMVADMGYDINIVGVPIVRAKDGLALSSRNGYLTAEERKIAPQLYKIMQALAEKLTAGERQIDDLLAETAEQLRLAGFTPDELFIRDAETLQPLTVDSKQAVILMAAWLGKARLIDNQQVNLRD; encoded by the coding sequence ATGCTGATAATCGAAACTCTGCCACTCCTACGCCAGCAAATGCGCCGTTGGCGTCAAGAGGGTAAGCGTGTCGCGTTGGTCCCCACGATGGGCAACCTACATGAAGGGCATATGACGTTAGTGGAAGATGCCAAAACTCGCGCTGATGTGGTGGTGGTGAGTATTTTCGTCAACCCAATGCAATTTGAACGCGCTGATGATTTGGCTCACTACCCAAGAACGTTGCAGGAAGATTGCGAAAAGCTGACGCGACACGGCGTTGATTTAGTGTTTGCCCCCGCCGCCACCGATGTTTATCCCGCCGGGCTAGAAAGTCAGACTTATGTCGATGTGCCTGCGCTATCGACCATTTTGGAAGGCGCTAGCCGCCCTGGGCATTTCCGCGGCGTTTCAACCATTGTCAGCAAGCTGTTTAATCTGGTGCAGCCGGATATTGCCTGTTTTGGCGAAAAAGATTATCAGCAGTTAGCGCTGATCCGCAAAATGGTGGCGGATATGGGATACGACATCAATATTGTCGGTGTCCCGATTGTCCGTGCTAAAGATGGTTTAGCCTTAAGCTCACGTAATGGATATTTGACTGCCGAAGAGCGGAAAATTGCTCCCCAGCTCTATAAAATCATGCAAGCACTGGCAGAGAAGCTCACCGCCGGTGAACGGCAAATTGATGATTTACTCGCAGAGACTGCTGAGCAGTTACGTCTTGCCGGTTTTACCCCAGATGAACTGTTTATCCGCGACGCGGAGACCTTGCAACCACTGACGGTAGATAGCAAACAAGCCGTGATTCTAATGGCTGCTTGGTTAGGTAAAGCGCGGCTAATCGATAACCAGCAAGTGAATCTGCGCGACTGA
- the panD gene encoding aspartate 1-decarboxylase translates to MIRTMLQGKLHRVKVTQADLHYEGSCAIDQDFLEAAGILEYEAIDIYNVDNGQRFSTYAIAAERGSRIISVNGAAARCACVGDKLIICSYVQMSDAEARLHHPKVAYFEGENQLQRRAKAVPVQVA, encoded by the coding sequence ATGATACGCACTATGTTGCAAGGCAAACTGCATCGAGTCAAAGTCACTCAAGCTGATTTGCACTATGAAGGTTCCTGCGCCATTGATCAGGATTTTCTGGAAGCCGCTGGTATTCTGGAATATGAAGCGATTGATATTTATAACGTTGATAATGGTCAGCGTTTTTCTACTTACGCAATCGCTGCTGAGCGTGGCTCACGGATCATCTCTGTGAATGGCGCAGCAGCGCGCTGCGCTTGTGTGGGCGATAAGCTGATTATCTGTTCATATGTGCAGATGTCAGATGCCGAGGCTCGCCTGCATCACCCGAAAGTCGCTTATTTCGAGGGTGAGAATCAGTTGCAGCGTAGGGCTAAGGCTGTTCCTGTTCAGGTTGCCTAA
- a CDS encoding polysaccharide deacetylase family protein, with product MWHKNRIAIGMLLGVVMSVMMPATHADLLPEDAVLLPKYMVAERDSEIYSLVGERVIPVGEIKEDQLIQVLPAAAEYYEFKFGNGIGFIDKNDLRDINKARKTNDILGDLNKPLPNQNILIKRTTTVYLAADADSEQFATLEENLRYPIVGKLKDRSGNTWYQVNIGDRLGYVSSVDAEIDNGIPILTYHHMLRNEENKRFLNTSTTTSDAAFSNQMTYLKQTGYDTISLYQLEGYLNNKINLPAKVVVLTFDDGLKSVHRYAYPILKENGFRATAFIISSRIKRHPQKWNPDSLQFMSIAELKEIQDVFDIQSHTHFLHRTDNKRNPILLSRSYHNIVFDFEHSRRALSQFNPHVIFLSYPFGGFNQTAIDAAKSAGFHLAVTTMQGKVKPGDNPFTLKRLYILRTDSIPTMAERIANEPGQVTPAPAVMESD from the coding sequence ATGTGGCATAAAAACAGAATAGCTATTGGGATGCTACTCGGTGTTGTCATGTCGGTAATGATGCCGGCAACCCATGCAGATCTCTTGCCTGAAGATGCAGTACTTCTCCCGAAATATATGGTTGCGGAACGTGATAGCGAAATATATTCGCTGGTCGGCGAACGGGTCATTCCTGTCGGTGAGATAAAAGAAGATCAACTTATTCAGGTGTTGCCTGCAGCGGCGGAATACTATGAATTTAAATTTGGTAACGGTATTGGTTTTATTGATAAAAACGATTTACGCGATATCAATAAAGCCCGAAAAACCAACGATATTCTAGGTGACCTGAATAAGCCGTTGCCGAATCAAAATATTCTGATTAAGCGTACCACGACGGTTTATCTCGCAGCAGATGCCGACAGCGAGCAATTTGCAACGCTGGAAGAGAACTTGCGCTACCCCATTGTCGGTAAGCTGAAAGATAGGTCAGGTAACACTTGGTATCAGGTCAATATTGGCGACCGCTTGGGATATGTCAGCAGTGTTGATGCTGAAATCGACAACGGTATTCCAATTCTGACTTATCATCATATGTTGCGGAATGAAGAGAATAAGCGTTTCTTAAATACCTCGACCACCACGTCTGATGCGGCATTCAGTAACCAGATGACCTATCTCAAGCAGACGGGTTATGACACCATTTCGCTTTATCAGCTTGAAGGTTATCTGAACAATAAGATAAACCTGCCAGCAAAAGTCGTGGTGCTGACATTTGATGATGGCCTTAAATCCGTCCACCGCTATGCGTACCCCATTTTGAAAGAAAATGGTTTCCGAGCCACGGCATTTATTATTTCATCGCGAATTAAGCGGCATCCTCAAAAATGGAATCCTGACTCATTACAGTTTATGAGTATTGCCGAGCTGAAAGAGATTCAAGATGTATTTGATATTCAATCTCATACACACTTTTTACATCGGACGGATAATAAGCGTAACCCGATTTTATTGAGTCGTTCTTATCACAATATTGTTTTTGATTTTGAGCATTCACGTCGTGCGTTATCGCAATTTAATCCGCATGTTATTTTCCTGTCATATCCCTTTGGTGGGTTTAACCAAACTGCCATAGATGCAGCAAAAAGTGCAGGTTTCCATTTAGCGGTGACGACGATGCAAGGCAAGGTAAAACCGGGTGATAATCCATTTACACTGAAACGGCTTTATATTTTGCGTACTGACTCAATTCCAACCATGGCCGAGCGGATTGCCAATGAGCCAGGTCAGGTGACGCCAGCCCCAGCAGTGATGGAGTCTGATTAG
- a CDS encoding ABC transporter permease — translation MTRLYWVALQSIWIKEITRFARIWIQTLVPPVITMSLYFVIFGNLIGSRIGDMGGFDYMQFIVPGLIMMAVITNSYANVAASFFGAKFQRSIEELLVAPVPTHIVIIGYVGGGVARGICVGILVTIISLFFVPLHVHSWSMIALTLLLTAIVFSLGGLLNAVFAKTFDDISLVPTFVLTPLTYLGGVFYSLSLLPPFWLAVSKLNPIVYMISGFRYGFLGITDVPLVFTIGVLVVFIAVFYAWAWFLIERGRGLRT, via the coding sequence ATGACCCGCCTGTATTGGGTAGCTCTACAGAGTATTTGGATCAAAGAGATCACGCGTTTTGCGCGTATCTGGATTCAAACACTGGTGCCGCCAGTGATCACCATGTCGCTCTATTTCGTTATTTTTGGCAACCTGATCGGGTCCAGAATCGGGGATATGGGGGGCTTTGATTACATGCAGTTTATCGTCCCTGGCCTGATTATGATGGCGGTTATCACGAACTCATATGCCAACGTCGCGGCGTCATTCTTTGGGGCAAAATTCCAGCGTAGCATTGAAGAATTGCTGGTGGCACCCGTGCCGACCCATATCGTGATTATCGGTTATGTCGGTGGTGGGGTGGCGCGTGGTATCTGTGTCGGTATTCTGGTCACGATTATCTCACTGTTCTTTGTGCCGCTGCACGTCCACTCTTGGTCAATGATTGCGCTGACATTATTGCTGACCGCGATAGTCTTTTCTCTCGGTGGTTTGTTGAATGCGGTATTTGCCAAAACATTCGATGATATCAGTTTGGTGCCTACCTTTGTGCTGACGCCATTGACCTATCTAGGCGGGGTATTTTACTCATTATCACTTCTGCCGCCGTTCTGGCTGGCCGTGTCGAAGCTTAATCCTATCGTGTATATGATCAGCGGCTTCCGTTATGGGTTCCTCGGTATTACCGATGTGCCACTGGTGTTTACCATCGGTGTGCTGGTGGTGTTTATTGCGGTGTTTTATGCATGGGCTTGGTTTTTGATTGAGCGTGGGCGTGGGCTTCGTACCTAA
- a CDS encoding ABC transporter ATP-binding protein, with amino-acid sequence MTYALEITQLTKTYAGGVQALRGIDLHVEAGDFYALLGPNGAGKSTTIGIISSLVNKTSGKVNVFGYDIDQDIVNAKRQLGLVPQEFNFNPFETVLQIVVTQAGYYGVTRREALQRAEKYLSQLDLWSKRDERAIRLSGGMKRRLMIARALMHEPKLLILDEPTAGVDIELRRSMWGFLKELNAQGTTIILTTHYLEEAEMLCRNIGIIQNGELVENTTMKQLLGKLESETFIFDLAIKSPLPKLEGYSYRLTDTSTLEVDVKREQGLNGLFSQLNAQGIQVQSMRNKANRLEELFVTLVNGNGGEKA; translated from the coding sequence ATGACATATGCACTGGAAATAACGCAACTGACCAAAACCTATGCGGGTGGCGTTCAGGCACTGCGTGGCATTGATCTGCACGTAGAAGCAGGCGACTTTTATGCGCTGCTCGGGCCAAATGGTGCGGGTAAATCTACCACCATTGGCATTATCAGTTCATTGGTGAACAAAACATCGGGCAAAGTAAATGTGTTTGGTTACGATATCGATCAGGACATCGTGAATGCTAAACGTCAGCTTGGGCTCGTGCCACAAGAATTTAACTTTAATCCGTTTGAAACGGTCTTGCAGATTGTGGTCACCCAAGCGGGGTATTACGGTGTGACGCGGCGCGAAGCGCTGCAACGTGCTGAAAAATACCTCAGCCAGTTGGATTTGTGGAGCAAACGTGACGAGCGTGCGATTCGTCTATCGGGCGGGATGAAGCGCCGTTTGATGATTGCTCGTGCCCTAATGCATGAACCTAAATTACTGATCCTCGATGAGCCTACCGCCGGTGTTGATATCGAATTACGCCGTTCGATGTGGGGCTTCCTGAAAGAGCTGAATGCACAGGGAACCACTATCATCCTGACTACGCACTATTTGGAAGAAGCTGAGATGCTGTGCCGCAATATCGGCATTATCCAGAACGGCGAATTGGTCGAAAATACCACGATGAAACAGTTGCTGGGTAAACTCGAATCCGAAACCTTTATTTTTGATTTGGCGATCAAAAGCCCGCTACCTAAGCTGGAAGGCTATAGTTATCGTTTGACGGATACCTCAACGTTGGAAGTTGATGTTAAGCGTGAACAGGGGCTCAATGGACTATTTAGCCAACTGAACGCACAAGGAATTCAGGTACAAAGTATGCGTAACAAGGCTAACCGTCTGGAAGAGCTGTTTGTCACCTTAGTCAATGGCAATGGGGGAGAAAAAGCATGA
- the can gene encoding carbonate dehydratase, with amino-acid sequence MKEIEKLIANNRTWSNTISKDDPGFFEHLAEAQKPRFLWIGCSDSRVPAEQLTGLKSGELFVHRNVANLVIHTDLNCLSVVQYAIDVLQVEHIIICGHLGCGGVEAAIKGEEMGLIDNWLLHIRDLWYKHSSLLGELPQEERSNVLCQINVVEQVYNLGHSTIVRSAWKRGQKAMIHGWVYGIEDGLLRDLEVSATSLGSLEMVYRKAMAELLQQKTKED; translated from the coding sequence ATGAAAGAAATAGAAAAGCTCATCGCGAATAATCGGACATGGTCAAACACCATCAGTAAAGACGATCCCGGTTTTTTTGAGCACCTGGCAGAAGCCCAGAAACCTCGCTTCCTGTGGATTGGCTGCTCAGACAGTCGCGTCCCTGCGGAGCAGCTTACCGGTTTGAAATCTGGCGAGTTATTTGTTCACCGTAATGTTGCAAACTTGGTTATCCATACCGATCTTAACTGCTTGTCTGTGGTGCAATACGCCATCGACGTTCTACAAGTTGAACACATCATTATTTGTGGTCACCTTGGCTGCGGTGGTGTTGAAGCCGCCATCAAAGGCGAAGAGATGGGGTTGATTGATAACTGGTTACTGCATATCCGTGATCTTTGGTATAAGCACAGTTCACTGCTGGGCGAACTCCCGCAAGAAGAACGTAGCAATGTGTTATGCCAAATTAACGTGGTAGAACAAGTGTACAACTTAGGTCATTCGACGATTGTTCGTTCAGCGTGGAAGCGTGGACAAAAAGCGATGATTCACGGTTGGGTATACGGGATTGAAGACGGCTTACTGCGTGATTTAGAAGTATCTGCCACCAGCTTGGGTAGCCTTGAAATGGTCTATCGCAAAGCCATGGCTGAGTTGTTGCAGCAAAAAACCAAAGAAGACTAA
- the hpt gene encoding hypoxanthine phosphoribosyltransferase: MKHIVEVMISEQEVKTRIAELGRQISEHYRDSGSEMVLVGLLRGSFMFMADLCRAIDVSHEVDFMTASSYGNGMSTTRDVKILKDLDEDIRGKDVLIVEDIIDSGNTLSKVREILQLRGPKSLAICTLLDKPQRREVQVPVEWVGFAIPDEFVVGYGIDYAQRYRHLPYVGKVVMLDE, from the coding sequence GTGAAACATATTGTAGAAGTCATGATTTCCGAACAGGAAGTAAAAACCCGCATTGCCGAATTAGGCCGCCAAATCTCAGAACACTATCGCGATAGCGGCAGTGAAATGGTACTGGTCGGGTTGCTTCGTGGTTCATTTATGTTTATGGCTGATTTATGTCGTGCCATAGATGTTTCTCATGAAGTCGATTTTATGACGGCCTCCAGCTATGGCAACGGCATGAGTACGACTCGTGATGTCAAAATCCTAAAAGATCTGGATGAAGATATCCGTGGTAAAGACGTGCTGATTGTTGAAGACATCATCGACTCCGGTAATACGTTGAGTAAAGTGCGTGAGATTCTGCAACTGCGTGGGCCAAAATCACTGGCTATCTGCACCTTGTTAGATAAGCCGCAGCGTCGTGAGGTCCAAGTGCCTGTAGAGTGGGTCGGTTTTGCGATTCCAGATGAATTTGTTGTGGGCTATGGTATTGATTATGCACAGCGTTATCGGCACTTACCTTATGTCGGTAAAGTGGTGATGTTAGACGAGTAG
- the cueO gene encoding multicopper oxidase CueO encodes MHRRDFIKLTAALGAATSLPLWSRAALAADFSPLPIPPLLQPDANGKIKLNIQTGTMAWVPSAATQTWGYNGNLLGPAIRLQRGKPVTIDITNALPETTTVHWHGLEIPGEVDGGPQALIQPGATRQVAFTLDQPAATCWFHPHTHGKTGRQVAMGLGGLVLIDDVESEKLPLPKQWGVDDFPVILQDKLLGKDGQIDYQLDVMTAAVGWFGDLMLTNGARYPQQITPRGWVRLRLLNGCNARSLNLALSDGRPMYVIGSDGGLLAEPVAVRELPILMGERFEVLVDTSDGKALDLVTLPVKQMGMTLAPFDKPLPVLRIQPSLVAGSKVLPDSLVVVPALADATGLQERWFQLMMDPKLDMLGMQALMSRYGMQAMAGMSMDHGAMSGMDHGNMAGMGHGKMNGMDHGAMKAAPAFDFSHANMINGKAFSMTEAAFDAKQGQYEKWTVSGEGDMMLHPFHVHGTQFRILTENGKPPAEHRRGWKDTVRVEGARSEILVRFNHLAPAAMPYMAHCHLLEHEDTGMMLGFTVSA; translated from the coding sequence ATGCATCGCCGTGATTTTATCAAGTTAACGGCAGCTCTTGGAGCCGCCACTTCACTGCCTTTATGGAGCCGCGCGGCTTTGGCCGCAGATTTTTCACCGTTACCTATCCCGCCACTGCTCCAACCGGATGCCAATGGCAAAATTAAGCTGAATATTCAGACGGGGACGATGGCTTGGGTACCTTCCGCTGCCACCCAAACTTGGGGCTATAACGGCAATTTATTGGGGCCAGCCATTCGCTTGCAACGGGGCAAGCCAGTCACGATTGATATCACCAATGCCTTGCCAGAGACGACAACAGTGCATTGGCACGGCCTGGAAATCCCCGGTGAAGTCGATGGTGGCCCACAGGCGCTCATTCAGCCCGGAGCAACCCGTCAAGTCGCCTTCACACTCGATCAACCCGCCGCGACTTGCTGGTTCCATCCCCATACTCACGGCAAAACCGGTCGTCAGGTCGCGATGGGACTAGGCGGCTTGGTGCTTATTGATGACGTAGAAAGCGAGAAATTGCCCTTGCCTAAACAGTGGGGTGTAGATGATTTTCCGGTTATTTTGCAGGATAAGTTGCTCGGTAAAGATGGTCAGATTGACTATCAATTGGACGTCATGACTGCAGCTGTTGGCTGGTTTGGCGATCTGATGTTGACCAATGGTGCGCGTTATCCGCAACAAATTACGCCGCGTGGATGGGTGCGGTTAAGGCTACTCAACGGTTGTAATGCGCGTTCACTGAATCTGGCGCTAAGCGACGGCAGACCCATGTATGTCATCGGCAGCGATGGTGGTTTACTGGCTGAACCGGTCGCGGTACGTGAATTACCTATCTTGATGGGGGAACGTTTCGAAGTGCTGGTGGATACCTCGGATGGTAAGGCCTTAGATCTGGTGACTTTACCGGTAAAACAGATGGGCATGACATTAGCGCCGTTCGATAAACCACTGCCCGTATTACGCATCCAACCTTCATTGGTGGCTGGCAGTAAAGTATTACCAGACTCGCTGGTTGTGGTGCCCGCACTGGCCGATGCGACCGGTTTACAAGAGCGTTGGTTCCAACTGATGATGGATCCTAAGTTGGATATGCTGGGAATGCAGGCTTTGATGAGCCGTTACGGCATGCAAGCTATGGCGGGCATGAGCATGGATCACGGCGCCATGTCGGGCATGGATCATGGCAATATGGCGGGTATGGGCCATGGAAAAATGAATGGCATGGATCATGGCGCGATGAAAGCAGCACCAGCGTTTGATTTCAGCCATGCCAACATGATCAATGGCAAAGCATTTTCGATGACGGAAGCGGCATTTGATGCCAAACAAGGCCAATATGAGAAATGGACAGTTTCCGGAGAGGGCGACATGATGCTGCATCCATTCCATGTCCATGGTACGCAGTTCCGCATTTTGACTGAGAATGGTAAGCCGCCAGCAGAGCATCGCCGTGGTTGGAAAGATACCGTGAGAGTTGAAGGGGCGCGCAGTGAAATATTAGTGCGCTTTAACCATTTAGCCCCCGCCGCGATGCCTTATATGGCGCACTGTCATCTGTTGGAGCATGAAGACACCGGCATGATGTTGGGCTTTACCGTGAGCGCTTGA
- a CDS encoding YacC family pilotin-like protein yields MKRTTLVMLLLTLCGYSSASSALSESEAEDLADLTAVFVYLKNDCGYNELPNNEIKRAIVYFAQQNSWDLRNYNSFNMKALGEESYQDLRGIAIPVPNKCKSLARDSLSLLAYAN; encoded by the coding sequence ATGAAAAGAACAACGTTAGTTATGCTGCTGCTTACTCTGTGCGGATATTCATCTGCCAGTTCTGCATTAAGTGAATCTGAAGCAGAAGATCTCGCCGATCTGACTGCGGTATTCGTTTATCTGAAAAATGATTGCGGATATAACGAATTACCCAATAACGAAATTAAACGAGCCATTGTCTATTTTGCCCAGCAAAATAGCTGGGACCTGCGTAACTACAATAGTTTCAATATGAAAGCCTTAGGCGAAGAGAGTTATCAAGACCTTCGTGGCATTGCTATTCCTGTACCGAATAAGTGCAAGTCTTTAGCCCGTGACTCGTTAAGTTTATTGGCCTACGCTAACTAG
- the speE gene encoding polyamine aminopropyltransferase translates to MSQKELWYETLHANFGQYFSVENVLYREKTEHQDLVIFENPVLGRVMALDGVVQTTERDEFIYHEMMTHVPLLAHGHAKKVLIIGGGDGAMLREVSRHKNIEQITMVEIDAGVVSFCRQYLPNHSAGAYDDPRFKLVIDDGVNFVNQTTEKFDVIISDCTDPIGPGESLFTSAFYEGCARSLNDGGIFVAQNGVCFLQQDEAVDSHNKLSHYFSDVSFYQAAIPTYYGGIMTFAWASQNPLLRQLDSATLQQRFADAGLTCRYYNPDIHVGSFALPQYLLDALIK, encoded by the coding sequence ATGTCACAGAAAGAACTATGGTATGAGACATTACATGCCAACTTCGGCCAGTACTTTTCAGTTGAAAACGTACTTTACCGCGAAAAAACCGAGCATCAGGATTTGGTGATTTTTGAAAACCCTGTACTGGGCCGAGTGATGGCTTTAGATGGCGTCGTGCAGACCACCGAGCGTGACGAGTTTATCTATCACGAAATGATGACTCACGTTCCTTTGCTGGCTCACGGCCACGCAAAAAAGGTGCTGATCATCGGTGGTGGTGATGGCGCAATGTTGCGCGAAGTTAGCCGCCATAAAAATATCGAGCAGATCACCATGGTCGAAATTGATGCCGGTGTCGTCTCGTTCTGTCGCCAATACCTGCCAAACCACAGCGCCGGTGCTTACGATGACCCTCGCTTCAAACTCGTTATTGATGATGGCGTTAACTTCGTTAATCAAACGACTGAAAAATTCGATGTCATCATCTCTGACTGTACCGACCCCATCGGCCCTGGGGAAAGCTTGTTCACCTCAGCTTTTTACGAAGGATGCGCACGTAGCCTGAACGACGGCGGCATTTTTGTTGCACAAAACGGGGTGTGCTTCTTACAACAAGATGAAGCGGTCGACAGCCACAATAAGCTTAGCCACTATTTCAGCGATGTCAGCTTTTATCAGGCAGCAATCCCAACCTATTACGGTGGTATTATGACCTTCGCTTGGGCGAGTCAGAACCCATTATTACGCCAGTTAGATAGCGCCACACTGCAACAGCGTTTTGCCGATGCGGGCCTAACCTGCCGCTACTATAATCCAGACATTCATGTTGGCAGCTTTGCATTACCACAATATCTGTTGGATGCCTTAATCAAGTGA
- the speD gene encoding adenosylmethionine decarboxylase has protein sequence MSKLKLHGFNNLTKSLSFCIYDICYAETADDRDGYIAYIDEQYNANRLTEILSETCSIIGANILNIARQDYDPQGASVTILVSEEPVDPRDVDTSEHPGPLPNTVVAHLDKSHICVHTYPESHPEAGLCTFRADIEVSTCGVISPLKALNYLIHQLESDIVTMDYRVRGFTRDINGVKHFIDHKINSIQNFMSDDMKALYHMMDVNVYQENIFHTKMMLKDFDLKHYLFNAKPEELSAQERERITRLLYKEMQEIYYGRNVPEV, from the coding sequence TTGTCCAAGCTTAAACTACACGGCTTCAATAACCTGACAAAAAGCCTGAGTTTTTGTATTTACGATATTTGTTATGCCGAGACCGCAGACGATCGCGATGGCTATATCGCCTACATTGACGAACAGTACAACGCCAACCGCTTGACCGAGATCTTGAGCGAGACTTGCTCGATCATTGGTGCAAATATATTGAATATCGCGCGTCAGGATTACGATCCGCAAGGTGCCAGTGTCACCATTTTGGTGAGCGAAGAGCCGGTAGACCCTCGTGATGTTGATACCTCGGAACACCCTGGCCCACTTCCCAATACGGTCGTCGCTCATTTGGACAAGAGCCACATTTGCGTCCATACCTATCCTGAAAGCCATCCTGAAGCAGGGCTATGCACGTTCCGTGCGGATATCGAAGTCTCTACCTGTGGAGTGATCTCACCGCTAAAAGCGCTGAATTACCTGATCCACCAGCTGGAATCCGATATCGTCACCATGGATTATCGAGTGCGAGGATTTACCCGAGATATCAATGGGGTAAAACACTTTATCGATCATAAGATCAACTCGATTCAGAACTTTATGTCAGACGATATGAAAGCGCTGTACCACATGATGGATGTGAATGTTTATCAGGAAAATATTTTCCATACCAAGATGATGCTGAAGGATTTCGATTTGAAGCATTATCTGTTCAATGCCAAGCCAGAAGAGCTAAGTGCACAAGAACGAGAGCGTATTACTCGCCTGTTATACAAAGAAATGCAGGAAATTTACTATGGCCGTAACGTGCCAGAAGTTTGA